DNA sequence from the Geobacter sp. AOG2 genome:
TTTGGCGGAAGATGGGCATTCCGGTCTTGCCGCCGCGGCAACGACAAAACCGGATGTGATCCTGCTGGACCTTGGCCTGCCCGATCTTGATGGTATCGAGGTGATCAAACGCATTCGCGAGTGGTCTGACGTGCCGATAATCGTATTGTCGGTCCGGGAGCGGGAGGATGACAAGGTGGCCGCTCTGGATGCCGGCGCCGACGATTATCTATCAAAGCCCTTCGGCGTCAACGAGTTGCAGGCCAGAGTCCGCGCATCGTTGAGAAGAACGCTGCAACAGACGCCGGAACCGCTGTTTACCTGCGGCGATCTCACCGTAGACCTGTCAAGCCGCAGGGTAACTGCGTATGGCAACGAGATCTCGCTCACACCGACCGAGTACGATATCTTGCGGCTCTTGGTCACCCATGCCGGCAAGGTGCTTACCCACGGCCAGATACTCAAAAAGGTATGGGGCATTG
Encoded proteins:
- a CDS encoding response regulator; protein product: MNGDKQFRILVIEDELPIRRFLQTIFENEFTIHLAEDGHSGLAAAATTKPDVILLDLGLPDLDGIEVIKRIREWSDVPIIVLSVREREDDKVAALDAGADDYLSKPFGVNELQARVRASLRRTLQQTPEPLFTCGDLTVDLSSRRVTAYGNEISLTPTEYDILRLLVTHAGKVLTHGQILKKVWGIAYLEQPHVLRVNISNLRHKMELDPSRPKYIITEPGVGYRLKTND